The following nucleotide sequence is from Saccharomyces kudriavzevii IFO 1802 strain IFO1802 genome assembly, chromosome: 5.
GTCTTTTCCCATTTAACATTAAGTGAAAACTTCGactggaaattttttgccGAACATTTAACCGGAGAACCTTGGTGGCTTTTTTGATCAGTTTCGTGGGCTCGTACATTTTACTTAGTATGCTgggaattttttcttctgtatTCTATTCTATTCCTTGCCTTACTTTTCCTATTAtttcttatttatataactaagttcaaaaaactttctAGCTGTCATAAACGCATTTCGTTTATAACAAACTAAAAGAAGTAAATATTTTCAGTGCAATTGGTAACAACCCAGAATACGTAAAAGCAATGGCCGCTATTAAAGACTACAAGACTGCACTGGAATTTACCAGGAGCCTACCAAGACTGGATGGTTTGTCTGTGCAGGAATTGATGGACTCCAAGATCAGAGGTGGGTTGACGTATAAcgattttttgatcttaCCAGGTTTAGTCGATTTTGCGTCCTCCGAAGTTAGCCTACAGACCAAGCTGACCAGGAATATCACTTTAAACATTCCATTGGTTTCTTCTCCAATGGACACTGTGACAGAATCGGAAATGGCCATCTTTATGGCTCTGTCGGGTGGTATCGGTTTCATTCACCATAACTGTACCCCCGAGGACCAAGCTGACATGGTCAGAAGAGTCAAGAACTATGAAAATGGGTTTATTAACAACCCTATAGTGATTTCTCCAACAACCACCGTTGGTGAAGCTAAGAGCATGAAGGAAAAGTATGGATTTGCAGGCTTCCCTGTCACGGAAGATGGCAAGGGAAATGCAAAGTTGGTGGGTGTCATCACTTCTCGTGATATACAATTCGTTGAGGACAACTCTTTACTCGTTCAGAATGTCATGACTGAAAACCCTGTTACCGGTGCACAAGGTATCACATTATCAGAAGGTAACGAAattctaaagaaaatcaaaaagggTAGGCTATTGATTGTTGATGACAAGGGTAACTTAGTTTCTATGCTTTCCAGAACtgatttaatgaaaaatcaaaactacCCATTAGCGTCCAAAGCTGCCAACACCAAGCAATTGCTATGTGGTGCTTCCATTGGTACTATGGACGGTGATAGAGAAAGACTAAGATTATTGGTGAAAGCCGGCTTGGATGTCGTCGTATTGGATTCATCCCAAGGCAACTCTGTTTTCCAATTGAACATGCTCAAGTGGGTCAAAGAGAGTTTCCCAGGTCTGGAAGTCATCGCTGGTAACGTAGTCACCAGGGAACAAGCTGCCAATTTGATTGCTGCCGGTGCGGACGGTTTGAGAATTGGTATGGGAACTGGCTCTATTTGTATCACTCAAGAAGTTATGGCTTGTGGTAGGCCACAAGGTACAGCCGTCTACAATGTGTGTGAATTTGCTAACCAATTCGGTG
It contains:
- the SKDI05G2740 gene encoding IMP dehydrogenase, whose product is MAAIKDYKTALEFTRSLPRLDGLSVQELMDSKIRGGLTYNDFLILPGLVDFASSEVSLQTKLTRNITLNIPLVSSPMDTVTESEMAIFMALSGGIGFIHHNCTPEDQADMVRRVKNYENGFINNPIVISPTTTVGEAKSMKEKYGFAGFPVTEDGKGNAKLVGVITSRDIQFVEDNSLLVQNVMTENPVTGAQGITLSEGNEILKKIKKGRLLIVDDKGNLVSMLSRTDLMKNQNYPLASKAANTKQLLCGASIGTMDGDRERLRLLVKAGLDVVVLDSSQGNSVFQLNMLKWVKESFPGLEVIAGNVVTREQAANLIAAGADGLRIGMGTGSICITQEVMACGRPQGTAVYNVCEFANQFGVPCMADGGVQNIGHITKALALGSSTVMMGGMVAGTTESPGEYFYQDGKRLKAYRGMGSIDAMQKTGTKGNASTSRYFSESDSVLVAQGVSGAVVDKGSIKKFIPYLYNGLQHSCQDIGCKSLTLLKENVQSGKVRFEFRTASAQLEGGVHNLHSYEKRLHN